The window TGACGGCCCACAGAAAGTTGCGACTGAACTTTTTTCTAACTTAAATCCTTTAGACAGTAAAAAGCTAAATAAAATTGATTTGGATTTAGTCAAACATAATCAGGACGCTTGCCTTTATCCAGCTACAAAACTTCTAAAAACCAAAAGAGTTGGATTAAACAGAAAAATAAGCGATGCTGACAATGTGTTTTTGGACTTGCCTTTAAGATACATTGCAATAGTTCCAAAGTTTAAACAAACTATTAAAAACAAGGAAGGATTGCTTGACGAGCAGGTAGCAAATGGTAGTCTGAGCCAGGAAGAAGCCACGCAGATATTAGGTTACAATAAAAAAAGCTAATGGTTACAGATTCTGAAACCAATTTTACTTATTTGGCAGATTCGTTGCCAATTATGTACCCCGACTTTTACAAGCGATTTGAAAAACTTTTAAAAGAATGTGATATTGAAACCGCTTTATTGCCAGACACAAAAGATGTATGGGCTGTAGATTATATGCCTATTCAAATTGATAAGGATAAATTTGTTCGGTTTTTGTATCGCCCGCCGTATTTGACAAAAGATAAAATATTGATAAAGACAATTTCTGATGTAGATAGTATCTGTGCTACAATTGGAATCAGCAACGTCAAATCCCCCATTTTAGTAGAAGGTGGTAATGTTACACGTTGTAAAAATAAAGTAATTATGACTCAACGTGTTTTTAAAGACAACCCAACTTATGAACGTAGTCCACTCATAAGAGAACTTTACAAACTTTTACAAATTGAAGATTTATATTTTATTCCTGAACAACCCTATGACTTTACAGGTCATTCAGACGGCATGGTAAGATTTTTTGATGAACAAACACTTTTAATAAATGACTACAGCAAGGAATCCAAAAGTTTTCAAAAAGCATTTGAAATTGCAATACACAAAACTGGACTTGAGTATATCAAAATCCCTTACAATGTTTATGGCAACAAAAATAACGACCAAGCAAAAGGAGATTACATCAACTTTCTGCAAGTGGAAAACACTGTTATTGTTCCAACCTTTGGATTACAGGACGATGATAAAGTTTTAGGAATGTTTGAAAAGATTTTTGCAGGACAAAGTGTAAAATCCATTGAAAGTAATGAAATTGCAAATGAAGGCGGTGTATTAAATTGTATAACTTGGAATATCAAAAAATGAAAAGAGAGTTAATAGTTCCTGATGGATGCCAACCCCAAT is drawn from Candidatus Dependentiae bacterium and contains these coding sequences:
- a CDS encoding agmatine deiminase family protein translates to MVTDSETNFTYLADSLPIMYPDFYKRFEKLLKECDIETALLPDTKDVWAVDYMPIQIDKDKFVRFLYRPPYLTKDKILIKTISDVDSICATIGISNVKSPILVEGGNVTRCKNKVIMTQRVFKDNPTYERSPLIRELYKLLQIEDLYFIPEQPYDFTGHSDGMVRFFDEQTLLINDYSKESKSFQKAFEIAIHKTGLEYIKIPYNVYGNKNNDQAKGDYINFLQVENTVIVPTFGLQDDDKVLGMFEKIFAGQSVKSIESNEIANEGGVLNCITWNIKK